One segment of Setaria viridis chromosome 4, Setaria_viridis_v4.0, whole genome shotgun sequence DNA contains the following:
- the LOC140222613 gene encoding uncharacterized protein, whose translation MKIRALVNNKVMLILLDNGSSHSFLSSTFLSKVGITTLPTATKQVRLANGDTLLSDHWVPKLSWWANGHTLQMDMRVLPLGAYDAILGYDWLKLHSPMSCHWEERTISFMEQGKEIILKGVPPPSHKPQEVPVHQVVKWSKGNDVWALAVVEEIHAVQEATGNDQIQQWLTDFQDVFQQPTSLPPSRVYDHHIPLLPNVVPVNSKPYKHSPQHKDEIEKQVKELLAAGLITDSTSPFASPMLLVLRKGGTWHFCVDYRKLNSLTVRTRFPMPLIDEILDESVGTKYFTKLDMRAGYHQVRMKEADEYKTAFKTHQGHY comes from the coding sequence ATGAAGATTAGGGCATTGGTCAATAACAAGGTCATGCTTATTCTACTGGATAATGGCAGTTCTCATAGTTTTTTGAGCAGTACTTTTTTGTCCAAGGTTGGAATTACTACTTTACCCACAGCAACAAAGCAGGTGAGGTTGGCTAATGGTGACACACTTCTTTCTGATCATTGGGTACCTAAACTGTCCTGGTGGGCCAATGGCCATACTTTGCAAATGGACATGAGGGTCTTACCATTAGGTGCTTATGATGCCATTCTTGGCTATGATTGGTTGAAACTCCACAGTCCTATGAGTTGCCATTGGGAGGAGAGAACCATATCATTTATGGAGCAAGGGAAGGAAATTATACTTAAAGGAGTGCCACCACCATCTCATAAGCCACAGGAAGTACCAGTCCATCAAGTGGTGAAGTGGTCCAAGGGAAATGATGTATGGGCCCTTGCAGTGGTGGAAGAAATTCATGCTGTACAAGAGGCAACAGGAAATGACCAAATTCAGCAATGGCTCACTGACTTTCAAGATGTTTTCCAACAACCTACTTCCTTGCCACCATCCAGGGTTTATGATCATCATATTCCATTACTTCCCAATGTTGTCCCTGTCAATTCTAAGCCATACAAGCACTCTCCTCAGCACAAGGATGAAATTGAGAAGCAGGTCAAGGAATTACTGGCAGCTGGTCTAATTACTGATAGCACTAGTCCTTTTGCCAGCCCAATGTTGTTGGTTTTAAGAAAGGGTGGGACCTGGCATTTCTGTGTGGATTACAGGAAGCTGAACTCTTTGACAGTGAGGACTAGATTTCCTATGCCTCTAATTGATGAGATTCTTGATGAGTCAGTAGGTACCAAATACTTTACTAAACTGGATATGAGAGCTGGTTATCATCAAGTCAGGATGAAAGAGGCAGATGAGTATAAAACAGCATTCAAGACCCATCAAGGACATTACTAG